The Euphorbia lathyris chromosome 8, ddEupLath1.1, whole genome shotgun sequence genome has a window encoding:
- the LOC136203363 gene encoding uncharacterized protein isoform X1, with protein sequence MVNARIDEYSPYYLHPSKNPSLVLVSTILSPNGKNYHSWCRSMEMALLSKNKLDFVDGTLEKPLPGSLLLSAWKRCNNMVCAWLIRSLDPSVAQTVLGIGDAKALWDNLKENFCQSDIFRIADLQAEIFAITQGDRSVTDFFASLQILWDEFLELKPLPTCVCEGCVCNVANAIKQNQESSHVISFLKGLNSSFSTIKSQIMVVDPLSPLNKVFSLVLQHEREFDVHNQGIMKQDLVAYVQNQQNVQGNRNNNKGFVHNKNSGKKCSHCGFTNHTVETCFKKHGYPPGYKSWRFAKANLVSDSVEEDGCEQSDGILGKGPNVWTETNSGSGNGCDSQQFYSTAQVQQLLQQQFMQHSSTENANAVKTSSICVAPAFNSSPVLNPGCTE encoded by the exons aTGGTGAATGCAAGGATCGATGAATACAGTCCATACTATCTGCATCCAAGCAAAAACCCCTCTTTGGTTTTAGTTTCTAcaattctttctcctaatgGTAAAAATTACCATTCCTGGTGCAGAAGCATGGAGATGGCGCTTCTTTCGAAGAACAAATTAGATTTTGTTGATGGAACCCTAGAAAAGCCTCTTCCTGGTTCTTTGTTACTTAGTGCTTGGAAACGATGCAATAATATGGTATGTGCTTGGTTAATTCGTTCTTTAGATCCTTCAGTGGCTCAAACAGTTTTGGGAATTGGCGATGCAAAAGCTTTATGGGACAATCTTAAGGAAAATTTTTGTCAGTCTGATATCTTTAGGATTGCAGATCTGCAAGCAGAAATTTTTGCAATTACTCAAGGGGATAGGTCAGTGACAGATTTCTTTGCTTCTTTACAAATTCTTTGGgatgaatttttagaattaaAGCCTCTTCCTACTTGTGTTTGTGAGGGTTGTGTGTGTAATGTAGCTAATGCAATTAAGCAGAATCAAGAGTCCAGCCATGTCATTTCATTTCTTAAAGGCCTTAATAGTTCATTTTCTACAATCAAATCTCAAATTATGGTTGTTGATCCACTTTCGCCTTTGAATAAGGTCTTTAGCTTGGTATTACAACATGAAAGGGAGTTTGATGTTCATAATCAAGGGATTATGAAACAAGATTTAGTAGCATATGTTCAGAATCAACAGAATGTTCAAGGAAATAGGAACAATAATAAAGGTTTTGTGCATAATAAGAATTCTGGGAAGAAATGTTCTCATTGTGGTTTTACAAATCATACTGTGGAAACTTGCTTTAAAAAGCATGGCTATCCACCAGGGTATAAGTCTTGGAGGTTTGCAAAGGCTAATTTGGTATCGGATTCTGTTGAGGAAGATGGTTGCGAACAGAGTGATGGAATTCTCGGTAAAGGGCCAAATGTTTGGACCGAAACTAATTCAGGATCGGGGAATGGTTGTGATTCACAACAATTTTATTCAACAGCACAAGTTCAACAACTTTTACAACAACAGTTTATGCAACATTCTTCAACAGAAAATGCCAATGCAGTCAAAACATCTTCTATTTGTGTCGCACCTGCTTTTAATAGCAGTCCAG TGCTTAATCCTGGATGCACAGAATAA
- the LOC136203363 gene encoding uncharacterized protein isoform X2: MVNARIDEYSPYYLHPSKNPSLVLVSTILSPNGKNYHSWCRSMEMALLSKNKLDFVDGTLEKPLPGSLLLSAWKRCNNMVCAWLIRSLDPSVAQTVLGIGDAKALWDNLKENFCQSDIFRIADLQAEIFAITQGDRSVTDFFASLQILWDEFLELKPLPTCVCEGCVCNVANAIKQNQESSHVISFLKGLNSSFSTIKSQIMVVDPLSPLNKVFSLVLQHEREFDVHNQGIMKQDLVAYVQNQQNVQGNRNNNKGFVHNKNSGKKCSHCGFTNHTVETCFKKHGYPPGYKSWRFAKANLVSDSVEEDGCEQSDGILGKGPNVWTETNSGSGNGCDSQQFYSTAQVQQLLQQQFMQHSSTENANAVKTSSICVAPAFNSSPDK; encoded by the exons aTGGTGAATGCAAGGATCGATGAATACAGTCCATACTATCTGCATCCAAGCAAAAACCCCTCTTTGGTTTTAGTTTCTAcaattctttctcctaatgGTAAAAATTACCATTCCTGGTGCAGAAGCATGGAGATGGCGCTTCTTTCGAAGAACAAATTAGATTTTGTTGATGGAACCCTAGAAAAGCCTCTTCCTGGTTCTTTGTTACTTAGTGCTTGGAAACGATGCAATAATATGGTATGTGCTTGGTTAATTCGTTCTTTAGATCCTTCAGTGGCTCAAACAGTTTTGGGAATTGGCGATGCAAAAGCTTTATGGGACAATCTTAAGGAAAATTTTTGTCAGTCTGATATCTTTAGGATTGCAGATCTGCAAGCAGAAATTTTTGCAATTACTCAAGGGGATAGGTCAGTGACAGATTTCTTTGCTTCTTTACAAATTCTTTGGgatgaatttttagaattaaAGCCTCTTCCTACTTGTGTTTGTGAGGGTTGTGTGTGTAATGTAGCTAATGCAATTAAGCAGAATCAAGAGTCCAGCCATGTCATTTCATTTCTTAAAGGCCTTAATAGTTCATTTTCTACAATCAAATCTCAAATTATGGTTGTTGATCCACTTTCGCCTTTGAATAAGGTCTTTAGCTTGGTATTACAACATGAAAGGGAGTTTGATGTTCATAATCAAGGGATTATGAAACAAGATTTAGTAGCATATGTTCAGAATCAACAGAATGTTCAAGGAAATAGGAACAATAATAAAGGTTTTGTGCATAATAAGAATTCTGGGAAGAAATGTTCTCATTGTGGTTTTACAAATCATACTGTGGAAACTTGCTTTAAAAAGCATGGCTATCCACCAGGGTATAAGTCTTGGAGGTTTGCAAAGGCTAATTTGGTATCGGATTCTGTTGAGGAAGATGGTTGCGAACAGAGTGATGGAATTCTCGGTAAAGGGCCAAATGTTTGGACCGAAACTAATTCAGGATCGGGGAATGGTTGTGATTCACAACAATTTTATTCAACAGCACAAGTTCAACAACTTTTACAACAACAGTTTATGCAACATTCTTCAACAGAAAATGCCAATGCAGTCAAAACATCTTCTATTTGTGTCGCACCTGCTTTTAATAGCAGTCCAG ACAAATGA